CAGCGGGTCGAGGTAGGCCTGGGCCCGCAGGCGCCCGATTTCACTGGCCGTGTAAGGCGGGTCGGCCGTCGTCTGACCAAAGCGCGACAGCACCCAGTTGAGTACGGCTGCGAGCCGTTGGTCGTCCAGTGGTGAGTGGGCTGCGCCGGGCACGCGCCCGAGGTATTCACGGCCGCCGGGCAGCGCGAAGATGCGGCCGGTGTCGGCAAGTGAGGGTACCGCGCGTGATC
This genomic window from Candidatus Binatota bacterium contains:
- a CDS encoding cytochrome C, which encodes MKSRLPALLVTALIATAAAASPSQAATDNNAQVRNDYLLSCGGCHLLQGQGSRAVPSLADTGRIFALPGGREYLGRVPGAAHSPLDDQRLAAVLNWVLSRFGQTTADPPYTASEIGRLRAQAYLDPLAARQRVLAGNDGNDGNDG